The following proteins come from a genomic window of Larimichthys crocea isolate SSNF chromosome XV, L_crocea_2.0, whole genome shotgun sequence:
- the LOC104935671 gene encoding uncharacterized protein LOC104935671 isoform X2, protein MESHGANVDDPPYQNLLLLGAIAAASAFVVTILIVLVCVGCQRKSKSKHPPAGEKGTSVNMGTLRHPKLNSMSKSDTRLHEINRFPCNGNSVSKSRPASMDLLLLHSRRSQTDLRPSHGRQLPQIPTSPQGSGQGGGGEAGGEGGGGGGGGEARDHTYTEVGIRNNPTPTHCLDDGLYESVGVREGDTGPKVPSASPSMSTNTPAMTRAAQSPSAQANGARSGNGNVARGNGRGNGAINGPMTGRGNASASGVNRSHLSSVNSLAIQDPTVAEYASIRKFRKVEKTNRKESNGADSQSDSQSSVSDSPSAAPPPLHRSQEFPRKPLEPFHLHSFPKEAVFIGNGEQYIWKPPEEDDIITLHPPPPRAENVQGHPSPPTVKEIADTYSIVCKTQKKKPPMENNGSKTLPRSFGGDRNASSRGRGRGVQGQARSQEEPCYEPVGDRSWSTFAMAESDPAYATIDTHRKREQAGTNNSTAGGNATLKKKKQTPQQQAAPAAPQSSGPTALPVRGLPGGENFYETISDVKQGANSSSTTTIFTFNDGMEMYVTGL, encoded by the exons ATGGAAAGCCACGGGGCAAATGTCGATGACCCACCCTACCAAAACTTGCTGCTCTTGGGAGCCATCGCAGCAGCATCTGCCTTTGTGGTCACCATCCTCATTGTCCTTGTATGCGTTGGCTGCCAAAG AAAAAGCAAGAGCAAGCACCCCCCAGCTGGAGAGAAAGGGACATCTGTAAATATG GGCACCCTACGACATCCAAAACTGAACTCCATGAGCAAATCTGACACCAGGCTACATGAGATCAACCGCTTTCCCTGCAATGGAAACT ctgttagTAAGAGCCGTCCAGCCAGTATGgacctcctgctcctccacagtcgGCGCTCCCAGACAGACCTGAGACCCTCTCATGGGCGCCAGCTTCCTCAGATCCCTACCAGTCCCCAAGGATCTGGTCaggggggaggaggtgaagcaggaggagaagggggaggaggaggtggaggaggagaggctaGAGACCACACCTACACTGAGGTGGGTATACGGAACAACCCCACCCCAACCCATTGCCTGGATGACGGCCTCTATGAAAGCGTAGGCGTCCGGGAAGGTGACACAGGCCCCAAGGTACCTTCTGCCTCACCATCCATGTCAACGAACACGCCGGCTATGACTAGAGCTGCCCAAAGCCCTTCAGCTCAGGCCAATGGAGCCCGCAGTGGGAATGGAAAT GTTGCTAGAGGGAATGGAAGAGGGAATGGCGCCATTAACGGACCAATGACAGGAAGAGGTAATGCGAGTGCAAGTGGGGTCAACAGGTCCCATCTGTCTTCTGTCAACTCTCTGGCCATCCAAGATCCAACTGTGGCTGAGTATGCTTCAATACGGAAGTTCAGAAAG GTtgagaagacaaacaggaaggagaGTAACGGGGCCGACAGccagtcagacagtcagtcgAGTGTGAGCGATTCACCCTCAgcggctcctcctcctctacatCGTAGCCAGGAGTTTCCACGCAAACCGCTGGAGCCGTTTCACCTGCACTCCTTCCCGAAG GAGGCAGTGTTCATTGGCAACGGGGAGCAGTACATCTGGAAGCCTCCAGAGgaagatgacatcatcaccttgcacccacctccaccccgcGCAGAGAACGTACAGGGGCACCCATCACCCCCAACTGTAAAAGAG atTGCAGACACCTACTCCATCGTGTGTAAAACCCAGAAGAAGAAACCTCCTATGGAAAACAACGGATCAAAAACCCTCCCACGCTCCTTTGGTGGAGACAGAAACGCAAGTTCCAGAGGCCGAGGCCGAGGAGTCCAGGGCCAGGCGCGTTCCCAGGAGGAGCCCTGCTATGAGCCGGTAGGAGACAGGTCCTGGTCGACATTTGCAATGGCCGAATCTGACCCTGCATACGCTACTATCGACACCCACCGGAAACGTGAGCAGGCAGGAACCAATAACAGCACAGCGGGGGGTAATGCCActctaaagaagaagaagcagacgccgcagcagcaggcagcaccAGCGGCACCTCAGAGCTCAGGACCCACTGCCCTCCCTGTTAGAGGCCTGCCGGGTGGGGAAAACTTCTATGAGACCATCAGCGATGTGAAACAAGGAGCCAACAgctccagcaccaccaccatcttCACCTTCAATGATGGGATGGAGATGTACGTCACTGGCCTGTAG
- the LOC104935671 gene encoding uncharacterized protein LOC104935671 isoform X3 produces the protein MESHGANVDDPPYQNLLLLGAIAAASAFVVTILIVLVCVGCQRKSKSKHPPAGEKGTSVNMQGTLRHPKLNSMSKSDTRLHEINRFPCNGNSVSKSRPASMDLLLLHSRRSQTDLRPSHGRQLPQIPTSPQGSGQGGGGEAGGEGGGGGGGGEARDHTYTEVGIRNNPTPTHCLDDGLYESVGVREGDTGPKVPSASPSMSTNTPAMTRAAQSPSAQANGARSGNGNVARGNGRGNGAINGPMTGRGNASASGVNRSHLSSVNSLAIQDPTVAEYASIRKFRKEAVFIGNGEQYIWKPPEEDDIITLHPPPPRAENVQGHPSPPTVKEIADTYSIVCKTQKKKPPMENNGSKTLPRSFGGDRNASSRGRGRGVQGQARSQEEPCYEPVGDRSWSTFAMAESDPAYATIDTHRKREQAGTNNSTAGGNATLKKKKQTPQQQAAPAAPQSSGPTALPVRGLPGGENFYETISDVKQGANSSSTTTIFTFNDGMEMYVTGL, from the exons ATGGAAAGCCACGGGGCAAATGTCGATGACCCACCCTACCAAAACTTGCTGCTCTTGGGAGCCATCGCAGCAGCATCTGCCTTTGTGGTCACCATCCTCATTGTCCTTGTATGCGTTGGCTGCCAAAG AAAAAGCAAGAGCAAGCACCCCCCAGCTGGAGAGAAAGGGACATCTGTAAATATG CAGGGCACCCTACGACATCCAAAACTGAACTCCATGAGCAAATCTGACACCAGGCTACATGAGATCAACCGCTTTCCCTGCAATGGAAACT ctgttagTAAGAGCCGTCCAGCCAGTATGgacctcctgctcctccacagtcgGCGCTCCCAGACAGACCTGAGACCCTCTCATGGGCGCCAGCTTCCTCAGATCCCTACCAGTCCCCAAGGATCTGGTCaggggggaggaggtgaagcaggaggagaagggggaggaggaggtggaggaggagaggctaGAGACCACACCTACACTGAGGTGGGTATACGGAACAACCCCACCCCAACCCATTGCCTGGATGACGGCCTCTATGAAAGCGTAGGCGTCCGGGAAGGTGACACAGGCCCCAAGGTACCTTCTGCCTCACCATCCATGTCAACGAACACGCCGGCTATGACTAGAGCTGCCCAAAGCCCTTCAGCTCAGGCCAATGGAGCCCGCAGTGGGAATGGAAAT GTTGCTAGAGGGAATGGAAGAGGGAATGGCGCCATTAACGGACCAATGACAGGAAGAGGTAATGCGAGTGCAAGTGGGGTCAACAGGTCCCATCTGTCTTCTGTCAACTCTCTGGCCATCCAAGATCCAACTGTGGCTGAGTATGCTTCAATACGGAAGTTCAGAAAG GAGGCAGTGTTCATTGGCAACGGGGAGCAGTACATCTGGAAGCCTCCAGAGgaagatgacatcatcaccttgcacccacctccaccccgcGCAGAGAACGTACAGGGGCACCCATCACCCCCAACTGTAAAAGAG atTGCAGACACCTACTCCATCGTGTGTAAAACCCAGAAGAAGAAACCTCCTATGGAAAACAACGGATCAAAAACCCTCCCACGCTCCTTTGGTGGAGACAGAAACGCAAGTTCCAGAGGCCGAGGCCGAGGAGTCCAGGGCCAGGCGCGTTCCCAGGAGGAGCCCTGCTATGAGCCGGTAGGAGACAGGTCCTGGTCGACATTTGCAATGGCCGAATCTGACCCTGCATACGCTACTATCGACACCCACCGGAAACGTGAGCAGGCAGGAACCAATAACAGCACAGCGGGGGGTAATGCCActctaaagaagaagaagcagacgccgcagcagcaggcagcaccAGCGGCACCTCAGAGCTCAGGACCCACTGCCCTCCCTGTTAGAGGCCTGCCGGGTGGGGAAAACTTCTATGAGACCATCAGCGATGTGAAACAAGGAGCCAACAgctccagcaccaccaccatcttCACCTTCAATGATGGGATGGAGATGTACGTCACTGGCCTGTAG
- the LOC104935671 gene encoding uncharacterized protein LOC104935671 isoform X1 → MESHGANVDDPPYQNLLLLGAIAAASAFVVTILIVLVCVGCQRKSKSKHPPAGEKGTSVNMQGTLRHPKLNSMSKSDTRLHEINRFPCNGNSVSKSRPASMDLLLLHSRRSQTDLRPSHGRQLPQIPTSPQGSGQGGGGEAGGEGGGGGGGGEARDHTYTEVGIRNNPTPTHCLDDGLYESVGVREGDTGPKVPSASPSMSTNTPAMTRAAQSPSAQANGARSGNGNVARGNGRGNGAINGPMTGRGNASASGVNRSHLSSVNSLAIQDPTVAEYASIRKFRKVEKTNRKESNGADSQSDSQSSVSDSPSAAPPPLHRSQEFPRKPLEPFHLHSFPKEAVFIGNGEQYIWKPPEEDDIITLHPPPPRAENVQGHPSPPTVKEIADTYSIVCKTQKKKPPMENNGSKTLPRSFGGDRNASSRGRGRGVQGQARSQEEPCYEPVGDRSWSTFAMAESDPAYATIDTHRKREQAGTNNSTAGGNATLKKKKQTPQQQAAPAAPQSSGPTALPVRGLPGGENFYETISDVKQGANSSSTTTIFTFNDGMEMYVTGL, encoded by the exons ATGGAAAGCCACGGGGCAAATGTCGATGACCCACCCTACCAAAACTTGCTGCTCTTGGGAGCCATCGCAGCAGCATCTGCCTTTGTGGTCACCATCCTCATTGTCCTTGTATGCGTTGGCTGCCAAAG AAAAAGCAAGAGCAAGCACCCCCCAGCTGGAGAGAAAGGGACATCTGTAAATATG CAGGGCACCCTACGACATCCAAAACTGAACTCCATGAGCAAATCTGACACCAGGCTACATGAGATCAACCGCTTTCCCTGCAATGGAAACT ctgttagTAAGAGCCGTCCAGCCAGTATGgacctcctgctcctccacagtcgGCGCTCCCAGACAGACCTGAGACCCTCTCATGGGCGCCAGCTTCCTCAGATCCCTACCAGTCCCCAAGGATCTGGTCaggggggaggaggtgaagcaggaggagaagggggaggaggaggtggaggaggagaggctaGAGACCACACCTACACTGAGGTGGGTATACGGAACAACCCCACCCCAACCCATTGCCTGGATGACGGCCTCTATGAAAGCGTAGGCGTCCGGGAAGGTGACACAGGCCCCAAGGTACCTTCTGCCTCACCATCCATGTCAACGAACACGCCGGCTATGACTAGAGCTGCCCAAAGCCCTTCAGCTCAGGCCAATGGAGCCCGCAGTGGGAATGGAAAT GTTGCTAGAGGGAATGGAAGAGGGAATGGCGCCATTAACGGACCAATGACAGGAAGAGGTAATGCGAGTGCAAGTGGGGTCAACAGGTCCCATCTGTCTTCTGTCAACTCTCTGGCCATCCAAGATCCAACTGTGGCTGAGTATGCTTCAATACGGAAGTTCAGAAAG GTtgagaagacaaacaggaaggagaGTAACGGGGCCGACAGccagtcagacagtcagtcgAGTGTGAGCGATTCACCCTCAgcggctcctcctcctctacatCGTAGCCAGGAGTTTCCACGCAAACCGCTGGAGCCGTTTCACCTGCACTCCTTCCCGAAG GAGGCAGTGTTCATTGGCAACGGGGAGCAGTACATCTGGAAGCCTCCAGAGgaagatgacatcatcaccttgcacccacctccaccccgcGCAGAGAACGTACAGGGGCACCCATCACCCCCAACTGTAAAAGAG atTGCAGACACCTACTCCATCGTGTGTAAAACCCAGAAGAAGAAACCTCCTATGGAAAACAACGGATCAAAAACCCTCCCACGCTCCTTTGGTGGAGACAGAAACGCAAGTTCCAGAGGCCGAGGCCGAGGAGTCCAGGGCCAGGCGCGTTCCCAGGAGGAGCCCTGCTATGAGCCGGTAGGAGACAGGTCCTGGTCGACATTTGCAATGGCCGAATCTGACCCTGCATACGCTACTATCGACACCCACCGGAAACGTGAGCAGGCAGGAACCAATAACAGCACAGCGGGGGGTAATGCCActctaaagaagaagaagcagacgccgcagcagcaggcagcaccAGCGGCACCTCAGAGCTCAGGACCCACTGCCCTCCCTGTTAGAGGCCTGCCGGGTGGGGAAAACTTCTATGAGACCATCAGCGATGTGAAACAAGGAGCCAACAgctccagcaccaccaccatcttCACCTTCAATGATGGGATGGAGATGTACGTCACTGGCCTGTAG